One region of Scomber scombrus chromosome 10, fScoSco1.1, whole genome shotgun sequence genomic DNA includes:
- the LOC133987653 gene encoding putative helicase mov-10-B.1 yields MTHVEPLREGSGGRTNRPSSAKPWPLEMQLFPGPNYWQVATPFWQTESSPQALGYMLLNLPTGMFHKWPAGKLSGAKRKDVLGPTVPKDPSFNNFSEVKALYVDQWHSHRDRQPVRTQNGAATPGPVETYTSAKEAVTGVRARRKLASSLMNKLKTDRAQFISDKHGVSIRSDHQFEDGKLCLCVETTSEYVVNLTVDNTGTKPVHFTYYTPLNRLSYVSLNDERRVTKTNPLTLNPGDGYEIQVRFRCTLVGFYPATLAFEFQPDLQSSTAFHIVRFIEAQCMTHLGRELAPIVPYKPRSLPTVIPETYCTIVEGQRPEGLSVIKLKNEVELKNYKIPPYVNQLIRSLKRGTHLNDRRSTLLECPLSWKKYSGRFQLLLYLEEFQMEVDIRKYNIPNNDGEYASLVRDPNNKKLLILKVPGVSENRPSVIRGDKLLVYPEGEKGVKYSGYVHSVQLDSVKLGFGSELLDRFEERMKFNVEFTVSRLTLRLQHRAAELAATYRLKEVLFPAAPTSFCQQPELPRLSLFDSQLERNPEQYQAVQHIVVGSSRPAPYLVFGPPGTGKTVTLVEAIKQIEKSQTSCHILACAHTNSATDLLWEKILDNVDGHKVYRMYASSHDVKCVPEQLKACSNLVGECYEYPAKEKLMEYRILVTTLLTAGRLVTGNIPVGHFTHVFVDEAGHALETECVIPLAGLLSAESGQVVLAGDPKQLGPILRSPFALKYGMGVSLLERMMNDFPLYQKDEDVFNKRFVTKLLRNYRSHPAILKIPNELFYDGELQVCADKNVRNSYCNWEYLPRRDFPLIFHGVTGIDEREASSPSFFNIAEVEVLMDYVKKLLATQAKKGLAVITLQDIGIIAPYRKQVQKIRQALQKVGKDLKRVDMDTLKVGSVEEFQGQERRVILVSTVRSSREYVETDKQFNLGFVKNEKRFNVAVTRAKALLIVVGNPRVLNADPVWAWFIQYCRDEGGYTGFVQAEEDEDMVMRLAALCI; encoded by the exons ATGACGCATGTCGAGCCCCTCAGAGAGGGTAGCGGAGGTCGTACCAACCGTCCAAGTAGTGCAAAGCCCTGGCCACTGGAGATGCAGCTGTTCCCTGGACCCAACTACTGGCAGGTTGCAACGCCCTTCTGGCAAACAGAGAGCAGTCCACAAGCCCTGGGATACATGCTTCTGAACTTACCCACTGGGATGTTTCACAAGTGGCCAGCTGGGAAGTTGTCGGGAGCCAAGAGGAAG GATGTCCTGGGGCCGACGGTCCCTAAGGACCCATCTTTCAACAACTTCTCAGAA GTCAAAGCTCTGTATGTGGACCAGTGGCACTCACACAGGGACCGTCAGCCAGTGCGGACCCAGAATGGAGCAGCCACTCCCGGGCCAGTAGAGACCTATACCTCAGCAAAAGAAGCAGTGACAGGGGTTCGAGCCAGGAGGAAACTGGCCAGTTCATTGATGAACAAGCTCAAGACGGACAG GGCTCAGTTCATTTCTGACAAACATGGTGTCAGCATCAGGTCCGACCATCAGTTTGAGGACGGGAAACTTTGCTTGTGTGTGGAAACCACATCTGAG tATGTGGTAAATCTGACTGTGGATAACACGGGAACAAAACCTGTGCATTTCACCTACTACACCCCGCTGAACCGGCTCAGCTACGTCTCTCTAAATGATGAACGCAGAGTGACCAAGACAAACCCTCTCACATTAAACCCAG GTGATGGCTATGAGATCCAGGTTCGATTCCGCTGCACTTTGGTTGGTTTCTATCCAGCCACACTGGCCTTTGAGTTTCAACCAGACCTGCAGTCCTCCACTGCATTCCACATTGTACGCTTTATTGAGGCTCAATGTATGACCCACTTAGGACGGGAGCTTGCACCTATAGTCCCTTACAAACCTCGCTCCCTTCCTACCGTTATCCCTGAAACTTACTGCACGATTGTAGAAGGGCAGCGACCTGAAGG GCTCTCTGTGATTAAGCTAAAAAATGAAGTTGAgctaaaaaattacaaaataccACCATATGTGAACCAGCTCATCCGGTCACTGAAGAGGGGTACTCACTTAAACGATAGAAG aaGCACCTTGCTTGAATGTCCCTTGAgctggaagaagtactcagggAGGTTCCAGCTGCTGCTTTATCTGGAGGAGTTTCAGATGGAGGTGGACATCAGGAAATACAACATCCCCAACAATGATGGAGAATATGCCTCCTTGGTCAGAGATCCAAACAACAAGAAACTTCTCATTCTAAAG GTACCCGGTGTGTCTGAGAATCGTCCGTCTGTGATACGAGGCGATAAGCTGCTTGTATATCctgaaggagagaaaggggTGAAGTACAGCGGCTATGTCCACAGTGTACAGCTGGACAGTGTCAAACTGGGCTTTGGATCAGA ATTGTTGGATCGCTTTGAAGAACGAATGAAGTTCAATGTCGAGTTCACTGTCAGCCGCCTGACTCTGCGTCttcagcacagagcagcagagctggCAGCTACATACAGACTGAAAGAGGTGTTGTTTCCTGCTGCACCCACATCCTTCTGTCAGCAACCTGAGCTTCCCAGACTCAG TCTGTTTGACTCTCAGCTGGAGAGAAACCCGGAGCAGTATCAAGCTGTGCAACACATTGTAGTTGGCTCATCCAGACCTGCTCCTTACCTGGTGTTTGGCCCTCCTGGAACAG GCAAAACAGTGACTCTGGTGGAGGCCATCAAACAGATAGAGAAGAGTCAGACCTCCTGCCACATCCTGGCCTGCGCTCACACCAACAGTGCTACAGATCTGCTCTGGGAGAAGATTCTGGACAATGTGGACGGGCATAAAGTATACCGCATGTATGCCAGCAGCcatgatgtaaaatgtgtccCTGAACAATTAAAG GCATGCTCTAACCTGGTAGGGGAGTGTTACGAATATCCTGCTAAAGAGAAGCTGATGGAGTACAGGATTCTGGTTACCACCCTGTTAACTGCTGGAAG GCTGGTCACAGGGAACATTCCTGTCGGACATTTCACTCACGTGTTTGTGGATGAGGCAGGACACGCTCTGGAGACCGAATGTGTAATTCCACTGGCAg GGCTGCTCTCTGCAGAGTCTGGTCAGGTTGTTCTGGCTGGGGACCCCAAGCAGCTGGGACCCATTCTCAGATCCCCTTTTGCACTGAAATATGGCATGG GAGTGTCCCTCTTGGAACGGATGATGAATGATTTTCCTCTATACCAGAAGGATGAGGATGTGTTCAACAAGCGCTTTGTCACCAAACTGCTGCGCAACTACAG GTCCCATCCTGCCATTCTGAAGATTCCCAACGAGCTCTTCTATGACGGAGAGCTCCAGGTCTGTGCGGACAAAAATGTACGCAACTCCTACTGCAATTGGGAATACCTCCCACGGAGG GATTTCCCATTAATTTTTCATGGGGTGACGGGCATCGATGAGCGTGAGGCCAGCAGTCCTTCGTTCTTCAACATAGCAGAGGTGGAGGTGCTGATGGACTATGTGAAGAAACTGCTGGCGACACAAGCAAAGAAGGGCCTGGCTGTGATCACGCTTCAAGACATAGGCATCATCGCCCCCTACAGGAAACAG GTGCAGAAAATCCGTCAGGCCCTGCAAAAAGTTGGGAAAGACCTTAAACGTGTGGACATGGATACTCTCAAG GTTGGTTCGGTGGAGGAGTTCCAAGGTCAGGAGAGGAGAGTGATCTTGGTGTCTACAGTTCGGAGCAGCCGTGAATACgtagagacagacaaacagttCAACCTCGGCTTTGTCAAGAATGAGAAG AGGTTCAATGTGGCTGTGACTCGAGCTAAAGCCCTTCTAATTGTGGTGGGAAACCCCAGAGTGCTGAACGCAGATCCTGTCTGGGCCTG GTTCATCCAGTACTGTAGAGATGAGGGAGGCTACACAGGATTTGTACAGGCAGAGGAAGACGAGGACATGGTGATGAGACTCGCTGCCCTGTGCATCTAG
- the fkbpl gene encoding FK506-binding protein-like, with protein MDPVHPLEELHGNSDHDGVDVTSWVSVCPRGLWKVQQKWTRKAQSSSYCPRLGSLCRVRAWLKADMDGAESSVSEKDDDKILDQPDQSVPDITEAVATAFPRCHDSVLQVPLGDWTTLRLGEGQCDITEACVEWMRAGEKCEILLSQVGNGPNVSITQPAEENLPLCATVELQAFTQGKESWEMSPAEKWEWVKSHKERGGVRFRSGDVWGAADSYSRALKLLITLHGHNREAENKGQDAEEQRDTNTSDETQHLPSANEFRTIKAELHSNLSLCQLKLKQPERAKASAAKATQLEPAGAKAWYRLGQACQMLNELEEAKQAFRELLKLQPESPAALKALKDVASREKETNAQLGLRLSKMFS; from the exons ATGGATCCCGTTCACCCTTTAGAGGAGCTGCATGGTAATAGTGATCATGACGGTGTTGATGTCACCTCCTGGGTGTCAGTGTGTCCCCGAGGACTCTGGAAGGTCCAGCAAAAGTGGACACGCAAAG CACAGTCATCCAGTTACTGTCCAAGGTTGGGCTCACTGTGTCGTGTCCGAGCGTGGCTCAAGGCTGACATGGATGGAGCAGAGAGTTCAGTATCTGAAAAAGATGATGACAAGATATTAGATCAACCTGACCAGTCAGTCCCTGACATTACAGAAGCAGTGGCCACAGCCTTTCCAAGGTGTCATGACTCAGTGCTGCAGGTCCCGCTAGGAGATTGGACTACACTGAGGCTAGGGGAGGGTCAATGTGATATCACAGAAGCGTGTGTGGAATGGATGAGAGCTGGAGAAAAATGTGAG ATTCTACTTTCTCAAGTGGGAAATGGACCAAATGTCTCAATTACTCAACCTGCAGAGGAAAACCTGCCTTTATGTGCCACAGTTGAACTCCAAGCTTTCACACAAGGCAAGGAATCCTGGGAGATGTCTCCTGCTGAAAAATGGGAGTGGGTGAAGTCACACAAAGAAAGGGGTGGAGTGAGGTTCAGGAGTGGGGATGTGTGGGGGGCGGCAGACAGCTACAGTCGGGCCCTTAAACTCCTCATCACGCTCCACGGTCAtaacagagaggcagagaataAAGGACAAGATGCAGAGgaacaaagagacacaaacaccagTGATGAAACGCAGCACCTTCCTTCGGCTAATGAATTCAGAACCATCAAAGCTGAGCTCCACTCAAACTTGTCCTTGTGCCAGCTCAAACTGAAGCAGCCAGAGCGGGCTAAGGCCAGCGCTGCCAAGGCCACACAGCTTGAACCAGCTGGGGCTAAAGCTTGGTACCGGCTGGGCCAGGCCTGCCAGATGTTGAATGAGCTGGAGGAGGCCAAGCAGGCTTTCAGGGAACTGCTGAAGCTCCAGCCAGAATCACCTGCTGCTTTGAAGGCACTTAAAGATGTAGCAagtagagaaaaagagacaaatgcaCAGTTGGGACTGAGACTCAGCAAAATGTTTAGCTAG
- the ebp gene encoding 3-beta-hydroxysteroid-Delta(8),Delta(7)-isomerase has translation MMDTASTTGVLHPYWPRDLLIPTYVANDRSMSEILVFLFSVSGVFLLVTWLITGATGRLGTWRRLALCWFAVCGFIHGVIEGWFSLYYDIIPGDQSFLSQLWKEYSKGDSRYVIADNFTVCMETVTAWLWGPFSFWVVFAFLTNKPYRFVLQLIISLGQLYGVLLYFSTEHRDGYAHSELGHPIYFWFYFVFMNVLWIIIPLMLIVDAWRQLSAAQTHTDNTKSHKSKRN, from the exons ATGATGGATACAGCTTCAACAACTGGAGTTCTTCACCCCTACTGGCCAAGAGACCTTTTGATTCCCACCTATGTGGCCAATGATCGATCTATGTCAGAGatccttgtgtttctgttttccgTGTCGGGGGTGTTTCTACTTGTGACCTGGCTGATCACTGGGGCCACTGGTAGACTGGGGACCTGGAGGCGTCTGGCTTTGTGCTGGTTTGCTGTTTGTGGTTTTATCCATGGTGTCATTGAAGGCTGGTTTTCACTGTATTATGACATTATTCCAGGAGACCAGAGCTTCCTCTCTCAATTGT gGAAAGAGTATTCCAAAGGAGACAGTCGATATGTAAT AGCGGATAACTTCACTGTGTGTATGGAAACCGTGACTGCATGGTTATGGGGACCATTCAGCTTTTGGGTTGTGTTTGCCTTCTTGACTAACAAGCCCTACAGATTTGTTCTGCAACTCATTATTTCATTAG GTCAGCTGTACGGAGTATTGCTTTACTTCTCCACGGAGCACAGAGATGGCTACGCTCACAGTGAGCTGGGACACCCAATCTACTTCTGGTTCTACTTTGTGTTCATGAATGTGCTGTGGATCATCATACCACTGATGCTCATTGTGGACGCGTGGAGGCAGCTGTCAgcagcccaaacacacacagacaacacaaagtcacacaagTCTAAGAGGAACTGA